From Anopheles darlingi chromosome 2, idAnoDarlMG_H_01, whole genome shotgun sequence, the proteins below share one genomic window:
- the LOC125952348 gene encoding zinc finger protein chinmo translates to MDQQQYCLKWSNYSSNLAAAFSNLFDSAILTDVTLVCGETVFKAHKVILAACSKNFADLFERAPVGPGQIIVMLEATSADNMHALLEFMYKGEVHVSQKALESFLKAAENLQVKGLTTEHGRFASANANSQPPQSSSSSFHDPPNDLPSPAIRRQQRNSLSSSLESINRAVKRETDSIVGGGGGSGGGGSGGGGGERGGSTPSSNYSPYLQPSYLQPAGYENRKRAHRSPFYETQETTRDSVLRDGKTSAGNGSPVSGSKNYRPSSSGSSATPTEADTIHTDRDSPQQSTRYENHSPSTTHHGHGNGPVSSNTMDREDRNDHNGSIDKVKNECTEGMEARAEDLRVKMELRPIQSPLRSSAPSTPTTPVGFLHVKGGLEASIPSAEMMGMLSAPRDSVTTADGSYVPGKKLQCPLCDRQYGYETNLRAHIRQRHQGIRVPCPYCSRTFTRNNTVRRHIAREHKQQTQFLPSQLHS, encoded by the exons AAACGGTATTCAAAGCACACAAAGTCATACTGGCGGCATGCTCGAAAAACTTTGCCGATCTGTTCGAGCGGGCACCGGTTGGACCGGGCCAGATCATCGTGATGCTGGAGGCCACATCGGCCGACAACATGCACGCACTGCTCGAGTTCATGTACAAAGGTGAGGTGCACGTATCGCAGAAGGCGCTGGAAAGCTTTCTGAAGGCAGCCGAGAACCTGCAG GTTAAGGGACTCACCACCGAGCATGGGCGCTTTGCgagcgccaacgccaacagtCAACCGCCACagtcatcatcttcatcgttccACGATCCACCGAACGATCTGCCATCGCCCGCCATCCGCCGACAGCAGCGCAACAGTCTCTCGTCCTCCCTGGAATCGATCAACCGGGCGGTGAAGCGCGAAACGGACAGTATAGTTG gtggtggcggcggtagtggtggtggtggtagtggtggtggaggaggagaacgaggtGGGAGTACGCCTTCGTCCAACTATTCGCCGTACTTGCAACCGTCCTACCTGCAGCCGGCCGGATATGAAAACCGGAAACGAGCGCACCGCAGTCCGTTCTACGAGACCCAGGAAACGACACGGGACAGCGTGCTGCGGGATGGCAAGACGAGCGCCGGTAACGGTAGCCCAGTGAGTGGAAGCAAAAACTATCGACCGTCCAGCAGTGGCTCCTCGGCTACGCCCACAGAAGCAGACACCATCCACACGGATCGCGACTCTCCGCAGCAATCCAC CCGCTACGAGAATCACAGCCCCAGCACTAcacaccatggccatggcaacGGACCAGTATCATCGAACACGATGGATCGGGAAGATCGCAACGATCacaacggatcgatcgataaggtGAAAAATGAATGTACGGAAGGAATGGAG GCCCGGGCGGAAGATTTGCGAGTAAAAATGGAACTGCGACCCATCCAGTCACCGCTGCGATCATCGGCACCGTcgacaccgacgacaccgGTCGGATTCCTGCACGTCAAGGGCGGGCTGGAAGCATCGATACCGTCGGCCGAGATGATGGGCATGTTGAGTGCACCGCGCGACAGCGTGACAACCGCTGACGGTT CTTACGTTCCAGGCAAAAAGTTACAGTGTCCGCTGTGCGACCGGCAGTACGGCTATGAGACGAACCTGCGGGCGCACATCCGCCAGCGGCATCAGGGAATTCGCGTGCCATGCCCGTACTGCAGTCGAACGTTCACGCGGAACAACACGGTCAGACGGCACATCGCGCGTGAGCACAAGCAGCAAACGCAGTTCCTGCCGAGCCAGCTGCATAGCTAA